One Alicyclobacillus acidoterrestris DNA window includes the following coding sequences:
- a CDS encoding acyl-CoA dehydrogenase family protein codes for MSFDTARSHTLSTHSLSYVQSSIRELVDHVIRPNATTIDREGRYPRENLNALAEEGWNGILLPTDLGGLGLNFTAFSTAVQEIARACPSTALIYTMHVGAAYAIYLYGSEDQWDRWLRPIRHGSIGTFSTSERVTGGHYWRNESEAVRTANGYLLNANKSFTTSGGYADFYVVQTKTPNAKAPDDLTYFIVDGRQNGITAGAWDALGVRGNHSGSLQFIDVHVEERDRLGKEGIGRDIIQNGVTYLIGLSATWAGTAWGILDEVTDHVKRTSHAHVQKQLADYQVIRSQLAEAKILLESSLAWQAQLASKLDEWQQSGQKYGPNEWTMPLTELKVHNSEVANRVAQIAMDVSGGYGYKRGTLERLYRDARAGLVMGPSNHLARELIGKHMLGLPLEMWYEGGD; via the coding sequence ATGTCTTTTGACACAGCAAGGTCGCATACGTTGTCTACCCATTCGCTCTCATATGTGCAAAGCAGCATTCGTGAACTGGTCGATCACGTCATCCGCCCGAACGCCACAACGATTGACCGGGAGGGCAGGTACCCGCGAGAAAATCTGAATGCGCTAGCGGAGGAGGGCTGGAACGGCATCTTACTTCCAACGGATTTGGGGGGGCTTGGGTTAAACTTTACCGCCTTTTCCACCGCCGTCCAGGAAATTGCACGCGCTTGTCCGTCTACTGCCCTCATTTACACCATGCATGTGGGCGCGGCCTATGCTATCTATCTCTATGGTAGCGAAGATCAGTGGGACAGATGGCTCCGACCCATCCGACACGGCAGCATCGGAACTTTCTCCACGAGCGAGCGGGTGACGGGTGGACACTATTGGCGAAACGAAAGTGAAGCAGTGCGGACGGCCAATGGCTATTTACTGAATGCCAACAAGTCGTTTACGACCAGTGGCGGCTATGCGGATTTCTACGTTGTGCAAACGAAGACGCCGAATGCAAAAGCGCCTGACGACCTGACCTATTTCATCGTCGACGGCCGACAAAATGGCATCACCGCGGGTGCGTGGGACGCACTTGGCGTCCGTGGTAATCATAGTGGATCGCTCCAGTTTATAGATGTTCATGTTGAGGAGCGGGATCGCCTTGGGAAAGAGGGCATCGGTCGAGACATCATTCAGAACGGCGTAACTTATCTCATCGGCTTGTCCGCGACCTGGGCTGGCACCGCATGGGGTATCTTAGATGAGGTGACTGATCATGTAAAACGTACATCCCACGCCCACGTGCAGAAGCAGTTAGCCGACTACCAAGTCATCCGCAGTCAACTTGCGGAGGCAAAAATTCTCCTCGAAAGCTCTCTCGCCTGGCAAGCGCAGTTAGCTTCGAAACTCGATGAGTGGCAGCAAAGTGGGCAGAAGTATGGCCCCAACGAATGGACGATGCCACTGACGGAACTCAAGGTCCACAATTCTGAAGTCGCGAATCGAGTGGCACAAATCGCGATGGACGTCAGCGGCGGCTACGGCTACAAGCGGGGGACTTTGGAACGGCTGTATCGCGACGCGCGGGCAGGTCTGGTGATGGGCCCGTCCAATCACTTGGCCCGGGAACTCATCGGCAAGCACATGCTCGGGCTGCCGCTAGAAATGTGGTACGAGGGCGGCGATTGA
- a CDS encoding MFS transporter: MSDIVKLKENVIYRIFGMDGKVLWGFVSVFLFMVGDGVEQAFLSKYIVQLGFSIEQSATVFSVYGITLTIASWLAGVLSQVWGTRRVMFLGFVIWVVFDVGFLLGLHDKNYALMLVMYGLRGFGYPLFAFSFIVWVTYRSQRSKLASAMGLFWFMFAGGIGFVGSYYPSFTLSIFGYMGTLWSAIAWILIGGVWGLLLVNDPPERTPRASKHAIREFTTGVTILWRQPRVTVGGIVRTINTAAWYGLVVIFPVFFTTSLHFTTSQWLQIWGDQSISNMVFNIIWGIVGDKIGWRNVIKWFGGLGCALTTLLYYYGPVALHHNFWMTVVIACLFGACVSAFVPLSALMPYLAPNERGAAMGVLNLGAGLSNFIGPVLVALFNQIFGLVGVVWAFAILYVISSFLTHFFLQPTREMAPAGTGSAQRDVDSIVT, encoded by the coding sequence ATGAGCGATATCGTCAAGCTGAAAGAAAACGTAATATACCGAATCTTTGGTATGGACGGGAAGGTATTGTGGGGATTTGTCTCCGTATTCCTGTTTATGGTGGGAGATGGTGTCGAGCAGGCTTTCTTGTCGAAGTATATCGTCCAACTAGGGTTCTCTATTGAACAAAGTGCCACGGTCTTTAGCGTATATGGGATTACGCTCACCATTGCGTCATGGTTAGCGGGCGTATTGTCTCAAGTTTGGGGAACACGCCGTGTCATGTTCCTTGGTTTTGTGATATGGGTTGTGTTCGACGTTGGGTTCCTATTGGGACTTCACGATAAGAACTATGCCCTCATGTTGGTCATGTATGGGTTGAGGGGATTTGGTTATCCGCTATTTGCGTTCTCCTTCATCGTGTGGGTCACTTATCGATCTCAGCGAAGCAAGCTCGCTTCAGCGATGGGGTTGTTTTGGTTCATGTTCGCTGGGGGAATTGGGTTTGTCGGTTCTTATTACCCGAGCTTTACACTCTCGATTTTCGGCTACATGGGCACCCTGTGGAGCGCCATCGCCTGGATTCTCATCGGTGGCGTGTGGGGGCTGCTCTTGGTAAACGATCCGCCGGAGCGGACGCCACGCGCTTCGAAGCACGCCATTCGGGAATTTACAACTGGTGTCACCATCTTGTGGAGACAACCACGCGTGACGGTAGGTGGCATTGTGCGGACCATCAACACCGCTGCATGGTACGGACTGGTGGTCATCTTTCCAGTCTTTTTTACGACCTCCTTACATTTTACGACTTCCCAATGGTTGCAAATTTGGGGTGACCAATCGATCAGTAACATGGTGTTTAACATTATCTGGGGCATCGTTGGAGATAAAATTGGCTGGCGCAACGTCATCAAATGGTTTGGCGGGTTGGGGTGTGCGCTGACGACCCTACTGTATTACTACGGGCCCGTGGCGCTTCATCACAATTTTTGGATGACTGTGGTCATCGCTTGTTTGTTCGGTGCATGCGTGTCAGCATTCGTGCCGCTGTCCGCACTGATGCCGTACCTGGCGCCGAATGAGCGAGGCGCGGCGATGGGGGTACTGAATCTTGGTGCTGGATTGAGTAACTTTATCGGCCCCGTGCTCGTTGCGTTGTTCAACCAGATTTTTGGGCTAGTTGGTGTCGTGTGGGCGTTTGCAATTCTCTACGTCATCAGCAGTTTCCTCACGCACTTTTTTCTTCAGCCGACACGGGAAATGGCGCCAGCGGGCACCGGGTCCGCACAAAGAGATGTGGATTCGATTGTTACCTAG
- the cobA gene encoding uroporphyrinogen-III C-methyltransferase, giving the protein MTEGQFVGRVYLIGAGPGDPGLLTLNGKAALEASDVVVYDRLVAEELLDFARPGAQLIYVGKAPHHHTLAQRDIDALLVEKAQAGHTVARLKGGDPFIFGRGAEEAEALRNHGIPYEIVPGVSSVVAAPAYAGIPLTHRAIASGFHVVTGHECLHSTGTPWAAIAASNQTLVILMGMGHLRDIARRLIAHGRPAHTPTAVVHMGTTDQQVTVVGALADIADRVEARGLTSPAVIIVGDVVQLHAQLDWFRPQSAVQSELAR; this is encoded by the coding sequence GTGACGGAGGGGCAGTTTGTGGGGCGCGTCTATCTGATTGGCGCGGGCCCGGGGGACCCTGGGTTGCTGACGCTAAACGGCAAGGCGGCGCTCGAAGCGTCGGATGTCGTCGTCTATGACCGACTGGTTGCCGAGGAACTACTCGACTTTGCCCGCCCGGGGGCACAGCTTATCTACGTCGGCAAGGCGCCGCACCATCACACGCTGGCGCAGAGGGACATCGATGCGCTCTTGGTGGAAAAGGCACAGGCGGGGCATACGGTGGCCCGGTTGAAGGGGGGAGACCCGTTCATTTTCGGGCGCGGTGCAGAGGAGGCAGAGGCGTTGCGGAATCACGGCATTCCGTACGAGATTGTGCCAGGTGTCAGTTCGGTCGTCGCCGCGCCTGCGTATGCGGGGATTCCACTCACGCATCGGGCGATCGCGTCTGGGTTTCACGTGGTGACGGGGCACGAGTGCCTACATTCGACCGGAACGCCGTGGGCGGCCATCGCGGCGTCCAACCAGACACTGGTCATCTTGATGGGAATGGGCCATCTCCGGGATATCGCGCGGCGGCTCATCGCACACGGCCGCCCGGCGCATACGCCGACTGCCGTCGTTCATATGGGCACGACGGATCAGCAGGTGACGGTTGTCGGGGCGTTGGCCGACATCGCCGACAGGGTCGAGGCGCGCGGGCTGACGTCGCCTGCCGTCATCATCGTTGGCGACGTCGTGCAATTGCACGCACAGTTGGACTGGTTTCGGCCCCAAAGTGCTGTCCAAAGCGAACTTGCGCGATAA
- the cobK gene encoding precorrin-6A reductase — protein MIFFMAGTSDARALALRIQESGYPLIASVVTENAAQVLTDAGIPARHGRLDVERMCEALQDTGAKVLVDASHPFAEEAHRTAMAAADAVGIPYIRYERATQDFGGNDFVTVVDTYEQAAELAAERGGSIMLTTGSKTLQIFTDKLIGRPDVRLVARMLPRVDNMEKCVALGVEQKNIIAMQGPFSRELNQALYRHYETTLMVTKESGGPGAVDDKVAAAIEMGIQVIVIGRPKLAYGTSFSTADGVMAELGRVLGPAVTR, from the coding sequence ATGATCTTCTTCATGGCCGGGACGAGTGACGCGCGGGCCTTGGCATTGCGCATTCAGGAGAGCGGTTATCCACTCATCGCCAGCGTGGTCACCGAAAACGCGGCACAGGTCCTGACAGATGCAGGAATTCCGGCGCGTCACGGGCGCTTGGATGTCGAACGGATGTGTGAAGCCTTACAGGACACGGGCGCGAAGGTGCTTGTTGACGCGAGCCACCCGTTCGCGGAAGAGGCGCACCGCACGGCGATGGCTGCGGCGGATGCGGTAGGGATTCCCTATATCCGGTACGAGCGGGCGACACAGGATTTTGGCGGCAATGACTTCGTGACGGTGGTCGACACATACGAACAGGCGGCAGAACTAGCAGCAGAGCGCGGTGGCAGCATCATGCTGACGACTGGCAGCAAGACGTTGCAGATTTTTACCGACAAACTGATTGGCCGACCAGATGTCCGCCTAGTCGCCCGTATGTTGCCACGCGTGGACAACATGGAGAAGTGCGTGGCCCTGGGGGTTGAGCAGAAGAACATCATTGCGATGCAAGGCCCGTTTTCTCGCGAGTTGAACCAGGCGCTCTATCGACACTACGAGACGACGTTGATGGTGACGAAAGAGAGCGGTGGGCCGGGGGCGGTTGACGATAAGGTGGCTGCGGCGATAGAGATGGGCATTCAGGTGATTGTCATTGGTCGCCCCAAGCTGGCGTATGGCACGAGTTTTTCGACAGCGGACGGTGTGATGGCAGAGCTTGGTCGCGTCCTCGGGCCCGCTGTAACCAGGTGA
- a CDS encoding sirohydrochlorin chelatase, giving the protein MKEITLCIGHGSRDGDGNEEFIRFVDKLREAAPDKHFEVSFLELATPTILDGIDACVRAGATRIVAVPIILLAASHTKLEIPEFLDAGRAKYPDVEIIYGRNIGLHERIVDLLTTRYQEHLLNLPTPVAEPEDTAIVLMGRGSSDPDANGDLYKIARQIWEHTGVHTVEVCFTGITFPSLSDGVRRAIALGAKQIVVVPYFLFTGVLIKRMRDVLATLQAEHPQVQMTMADYFGAHPYLVEVVLSRRDEAIAGHAFMNCDLCKYRKAALHDHHHHHDHAHAHAHAHHHHGDAHDHAHDHPHPHHHEANPTPVGEGA; this is encoded by the coding sequence ATGAAAGAAATCACACTATGTATCGGTCACGGCAGTCGCGATGGCGATGGCAACGAGGAATTCATCCGTTTTGTCGATAAGCTGCGCGAGGCCGCACCAGATAAGCACTTTGAAGTCTCCTTCCTAGAACTGGCCACGCCGACTATCCTCGACGGCATCGACGCGTGTGTGCGTGCCGGCGCGACGCGGATTGTCGCTGTACCCATCATCCTCTTGGCCGCTTCGCATACGAAGCTCGAGATTCCGGAGTTTTTGGATGCAGGCCGCGCCAAATACCCAGACGTTGAGATTATTTACGGTCGGAATATCGGGTTGCATGAGCGCATTGTCGATCTCCTCACCACCCGCTACCAAGAACACCTTCTGAACTTGCCGACACCCGTCGCAGAGCCCGAAGATACGGCGATTGTGTTGATGGGGCGTGGTAGCAGTGACCCGGACGCGAACGGGGACCTGTACAAAATTGCCCGCCAAATCTGGGAGCACACGGGCGTTCACACGGTCGAAGTGTGCTTTACAGGCATCACATTCCCCAGTTTGTCGGACGGTGTGCGCCGCGCCATCGCACTGGGCGCGAAGCAGATTGTCGTCGTTCCCTACTTCTTGTTCACCGGCGTGCTGATCAAACGCATGCGAGATGTCCTTGCGACGTTACAGGCCGAGCATCCGCAGGTGCAGATGACCATGGCCGATTATTTCGGGGCGCATCCGTATCTGGTGGAGGTGGTCCTCAGTCGCCGCGACGAGGCGATTGCGGGCCACGCGTTCATGAACTGCGATTTGTGCAAATACCGCAAGGCTGCTTTGCATGATCACCATCACCATCACGATCACGCCCACGCCCACGCCCACGCACATCACCATCATGGCGACGCGCACGATCACGCCCATGATCATCCCCACCCCCACCATCACGAAGCAAATCCTACGCCGGTAGGTGAAGGCGCGTGA
- a CDS encoding PTS ascorbate transporter subunit IIC, with protein sequence MIVLHFIVNEILSQPPLLVGIMALIGLIALRKSVSDTVTGTLKVIVGFLILTGGSNIISGALSPFGNMVQAGLHLHGVVPTNEAIVALAQKSFGAQTAIIMALGFVVNLILARITPAKFIFLTGHHLFFMATVLAVVLGSAGITGANESIIGGILLGTVGTIMPAFVHPFMRKVTGGAEFALGHFNSLGYIISAAVGKAVGKNSRTTEEIKVSPKVGFLRDSLVMTTLTMIIIYVVLAVIAGAASIVSYTQGSNYVMFALTQGLTFGAGIAVVLMGVRMILAEIVPAFQGIALKIVPNALPALDCPTTFPFAPTAVIVGFISSLIGGLIGMFLMGPLGLALIIPGMVPHFFDGGTAGVFGNATGGRRGAAIGSFINGLLITVLPALLLASLGKLGLANTTFGDADFCWVGILTGGIAKTGIAGAYILTIVVSAIFVALASLVTVKVNKRSTQSASFTA encoded by the coding sequence ATGATTGTTCTTCATTTTATCGTGAACGAAATTCTCAGCCAGCCGCCGCTCCTCGTAGGAATCATGGCGCTCATTGGGCTGATTGCGTTACGCAAGTCGGTTAGTGACACGGTTACGGGTACGCTGAAGGTGATCGTCGGATTTTTGATTTTGACAGGTGGCTCCAACATCATTAGTGGCGCACTCTCTCCGTTTGGGAATATGGTCCAGGCTGGGCTACACCTACACGGCGTCGTTCCCACCAATGAGGCCATTGTCGCGCTGGCACAGAAGTCGTTTGGCGCACAGACGGCCATTATTATGGCGCTTGGATTCGTGGTCAATCTCATTTTAGCCCGCATCACGCCAGCAAAGTTCATCTTCCTGACAGGGCATCATCTGTTCTTCATGGCGACCGTTTTAGCCGTAGTACTCGGAAGTGCTGGAATCACCGGCGCGAACGAGTCCATCATTGGTGGTATCTTGCTGGGTACGGTTGGAACGATTATGCCAGCTTTTGTTCATCCATTTATGAGGAAGGTCACCGGTGGCGCGGAGTTTGCACTGGGTCATTTTAATTCTCTTGGTTATATTATCTCGGCTGCCGTGGGCAAGGCGGTCGGGAAGAACAGTCGAACCACTGAAGAAATCAAGGTATCTCCAAAAGTCGGATTCCTTCGGGACTCCCTTGTGATGACGACGCTGACGATGATTATCATCTATGTGGTGCTGGCCGTCATTGCCGGTGCCGCATCCATTGTGAGTTACACGCAGGGGAGCAACTACGTGATGTTCGCGCTGACGCAAGGTCTCACATTTGGTGCAGGTATCGCTGTCGTGCTGATGGGTGTGCGGATGATTCTCGCGGAGATTGTCCCTGCATTCCAGGGCATCGCGCTAAAAATTGTGCCCAACGCACTCCCTGCGCTGGATTGTCCAACCACTTTCCCGTTTGCACCGACTGCAGTCATCGTTGGGTTTATCTCCAGTTTAATTGGTGGACTCATCGGTATGTTCCTGATGGGCCCATTGGGGCTTGCGCTGATTATTCCGGGCATGGTCCCGCATTTCTTTGATGGCGGAACCGCCGGCGTCTTTGGGAATGCCACTGGCGGACGTCGTGGCGCTGCGATTGGGTCGTTTATCAATGGTCTCTTGATTACCGTATTGCCAGCTTTGTTGCTGGCTTCCCTGGGGAAACTCGGGCTCGCGAATACGACTTTTGGAGATGCAGATTTCTGCTGGGTCGGGATTCTCACTGGGGGTATCGCCAAGACAGGTATCGCGGGGGCGTACATTCTAACTATTGTCGTTTCCGCTATCTTCGTGGCACTGGCGAGTCTGGTTACAGTCAAGGTCAATAAACGTTCGACACAAAGTGCATCTTTCACTGCGTAA
- a CDS encoding acyl-CoA dehydrogenase family protein: MTISSAVQDDIWASVQRLAEAFAVDAVEREQAGGNAKRQRDMLRESGLLTLLIPERYGGGGETWSTVLRIVRELAKVDGSLAHLYGYHFLQLVAPHLVGTPEQKRYFYTESAKHNWFWGNAFNPLDQRLRGNREDGRVVLNGRKSFCTGAQDSDRLLVSWVEGDDPAALYTAVIPTRREGVLVHDDWDGLGQRQTDSGTVEFQDVVVEPHEIIAVPLANKSPFSTIDAPLSQMILANIFAGSATGALEAAKEYTRTQSRPWYTSGVNAAHRDPYTLRKYGDMWVELQGATSLLDAAGHSIDAAWEKEFSLTSDERGRVAVHTAAANALASKVALNVTSQVFEVMGAHSATKNHGFDRFWRNVRTHTLHNPIDYKFKNIGNWYVNDEPPKPGWYA; the protein is encoded by the coding sequence ATGACGATTTCGAGCGCAGTACAAGACGACATCTGGGCATCCGTACAAAGATTGGCCGAAGCGTTTGCTGTAGATGCAGTGGAGCGTGAACAAGCCGGAGGAAACGCGAAACGCCAGCGGGATATGCTTCGTGAAAGTGGTTTATTGACCCTTTTAATTCCCGAGCGGTATGGCGGAGGTGGAGAAACTTGGTCGACGGTGCTTCGCATCGTGCGGGAACTCGCAAAAGTTGACGGATCGCTCGCACATTTATACGGTTATCACTTTTTGCAATTGGTCGCGCCACACTTAGTCGGTACACCAGAGCAAAAACGGTATTTCTACACTGAATCCGCAAAGCACAATTGGTTTTGGGGCAATGCGTTTAATCCGCTCGATCAGAGGTTGCGCGGCAACAGGGAGGATGGCCGGGTTGTGCTCAACGGACGGAAATCGTTTTGCACAGGTGCGCAGGACTCCGACAGGCTGTTGGTGTCGTGGGTAGAAGGAGATGATCCAGCTGCGCTGTACACGGCGGTCATCCCAACTCGTCGTGAAGGTGTGTTGGTCCATGACGACTGGGACGGATTAGGCCAACGCCAAACCGACAGTGGGACTGTGGAATTCCAAGATGTCGTTGTCGAACCGCACGAGATCATCGCGGTTCCGCTGGCGAACAAATCACCGTTTTCGACCATTGACGCACCCTTGTCGCAGATGATTTTGGCGAACATCTTTGCCGGCAGTGCAACAGGCGCCTTAGAAGCGGCAAAAGAGTATACGCGAACCCAATCCCGTCCTTGGTATACCTCGGGTGTGAATGCTGCCCATCGCGATCCATATACCCTTCGCAAATATGGAGACATGTGGGTGGAACTGCAAGGAGCAACCAGTCTTCTCGATGCTGCTGGGCACTCGATTGATGCGGCATGGGAGAAAGAGTTCAGCTTGACGTCAGATGAGCGCGGGCGTGTCGCCGTACACACTGCCGCAGCCAACGCGCTCGCCAGCAAGGTTGCGCTGAATGTGACCAGCCAGGTGTTTGAGGTCATGGGGGCGCATTCGGCAACGAAGAACCATGGATTTGATCGCTTTTGGCGGAATGTTCGGACGCACACCCTTCACAATCCAATCGATTACAAGTTTAAGAACATCGGAAATTGGTATGTGAACGATGAGCCGCCGAAACCCGGTTGGTACGCGTAA
- the cobJ gene encoding precorrin-3B C(17)-methyltransferase: MGGKIFVVGFGPGSYEHITERARAAIQESDVIIGYNTYVDLIRGLLTNQDIVRTGMTEEVSRAQKAVQLAMDGKGVAVISSGDAGVYGMAGLVYEVLIERGWHPGDNPEIEVIPGISAINSCAALLGAPIMHDACTISLSDHLTPWEVIARRIEAAAAADFVIALYNPKSGRRTRQIVETQAILLKYRPPETPVGLVKSAYRDRQHVVRTNLGEMLTHDIGMLTTVIIGNASTFYYDDLMITPRGYQRKYTLDTEQQRLRPGERLRPENEPWSLNAMQGASGGNGQSGIHKDSASTGTQTPQGSTTSATPADAVTLPPRAWAEAALRCLTEGGPATSSTAFSPTAAPVRQVSILEVAVSPGVANKKFTAAQLTRLAELAGESGEIEYTTAHQLILRTQTDDANALVEALQAQGLTVLPVGDVIKVKACDFCDGEKYEGIAYAEEIAGRLAGLSVEKELRIGFNGCAMACYGAVNEDIGLVFRKGKFDIFLGGKTTGRNAAPGIRVAEGVPADEVPDLMERIVNRYRADAFPGERFHKFFQRVGEIEGFVHRDKPVTVVADSVCGQ; the protein is encoded by the coding sequence ATGGGCGGAAAGATATTCGTTGTTGGGTTCGGGCCGGGATCGTATGAGCATATCACGGAACGCGCGCGGGCTGCGATTCAGGAGAGCGACGTGATTATTGGTTACAACACCTATGTCGATTTAATTCGCGGGCTTTTGACGAACCAGGATATCGTGCGTACAGGCATGACGGAGGAAGTCAGCCGCGCGCAAAAGGCGGTGCAACTCGCCATGGATGGCAAGGGTGTCGCGGTCATTTCGTCCGGCGATGCCGGCGTTTACGGCATGGCGGGGCTTGTGTACGAGGTGTTGATTGAGCGTGGTTGGCATCCAGGCGATAACCCGGAAATCGAGGTGATTCCGGGGATTTCGGCTATCAACTCGTGCGCGGCCCTGCTTGGCGCGCCGATTATGCACGACGCGTGCACCATCAGCTTATCCGATCACCTGACCCCCTGGGAGGTCATCGCCCGTCGCATTGAGGCGGCGGCTGCAGCGGACTTTGTCATTGCGCTGTATAACCCGAAGAGCGGTCGGCGGACGCGACAGATTGTCGAGACGCAGGCGATTCTGCTCAAATACCGGCCCCCGGAAACGCCTGTTGGGCTCGTCAAGAGCGCGTATCGCGACAGGCAACACGTCGTGCGCACGAACCTCGGGGAAATGTTGACGCACGACATCGGCATGCTGACGACGGTCATCATCGGCAACGCGTCGACCTTCTACTACGACGATTTGATGATCACGCCGCGCGGCTACCAGCGCAAGTACACACTCGACACCGAGCAGCAGCGCCTGCGCCCTGGGGAACGGCTGCGCCCGGAAAATGAGCCGTGGTCGCTGAACGCAATGCAGGGCGCATCGGGCGGGAACGGTCAAAGTGGTATTCACAAAGATAGCGCATCAACTGGAACACAAACGCCACAGGGCAGCACGACGTCCGCCACGCCTGCCGACGCAGTCACATTGCCACCCCGTGCTTGGGCAGAGGCTGCGCTTCGTTGCCTCACGGAAGGTGGACCGGCAACGTCCTCCACAGCGTTTTCGCCGACGGCCGCGCCTGTGCGGCAAGTTTCTATTTTGGAAGTCGCAGTGAGCCCCGGTGTCGCGAACAAGAAGTTCACCGCGGCACAGTTGACGCGTTTGGCGGAGTTGGCTGGGGAGAGCGGCGAGATCGAGTACACCACGGCGCACCAACTGATTTTGCGGACGCAGACAGATGACGCGAACGCCTTGGTCGAAGCGTTGCAGGCGCAAGGGCTGACGGTGTTGCCAGTTGGCGACGTGATTAAGGTCAAAGCGTGCGATTTCTGCGATGGCGAGAAGTACGAGGGCATCGCGTATGCCGAGGAAATTGCTGGGCGCCTCGCCGGGCTCTCGGTGGAGAAGGAGTTGCGCATCGGCTTCAATGGCTGCGCGATGGCTTGCTACGGCGCGGTGAATGAAGACATCGGCCTCGTCTTTCGCAAGGGCAAGTTTGACATTTTCCTCGGAGGCAAGACGACAGGACGCAATGCGGCACCCGGGATTCGCGTGGCAGAGGGCGTGCCCGCCGACGAGGTGCCTGATTTGATGGAGCGCATCGTCAATCGCTACCGGGCGGACGCGTTCCCAGGGGAGCGATTCCACAAGTTTTTCCAGCGGGTTGGCGAGATCGAAGGGTTCGTTCACCGAGACAAGCCGGTCACTGTGGTCGCCGATTCGGTATGTGGCCAATGA
- a CDS encoding LLM class flavin-dependent oxidoreductase: MAKRRMYLNAFDMNCIGHQSPGLWTHPEDQAYRYTDMEYWVELARLLERGCFDAVFLADVLGVYDVYQGSRDAAVRDAAQVPVNDPMLVVPCMAQVTKHLGFGVTASVSYEHPYTFARRMSTLDHLTKGRVGWNIVTSYLDSAARNIGLHEQVSHDERYDRAEEFLEVCYKLWESSWEDDAVIRDKASGMYTNPRKVHDIEHRGKYSSVPGIHLCEPSPQRTPVLYQAGTSTRGRAFAAKHAECVFISVPTVNIAKVYVRALRQEAERIGRDPQEIRVLALFTPIVGRTQAEAEEKYAEYKAHASYDGALSLFGGWTGIDLSNYSPNENLRYVKNRAVESAVETFTKIDPDKTWNVDEIADFVGIGGIGPVVVGTPDTIADAMEYWMDEAGVDGFNIAYTVSPGTFVDFVERVVPVLQRRGLVRHAYGGTTLRDNLSGRGSFLLDDHPARKYRSTYWIQQTV, translated from the coding sequence ATGGCGAAACGCCGCATGTACTTAAATGCCTTTGATATGAACTGCATCGGTCATCAGTCCCCAGGGTTGTGGACGCACCCAGAAGACCAGGCATATCGCTACACGGATATGGAATATTGGGTGGAACTCGCCCGCCTCCTAGAACGCGGCTGCTTTGACGCAGTATTTTTGGCAGACGTGCTTGGCGTCTACGACGTCTATCAAGGTTCACGCGATGCAGCGGTCCGCGATGCGGCCCAGGTGCCTGTCAATGACCCCATGTTGGTCGTCCCCTGCATGGCGCAAGTGACGAAACATCTCGGCTTCGGCGTCACAGCTTCGGTGAGCTACGAGCATCCATATACGTTTGCCAGAAGGATGTCGACTTTGGACCATTTGACCAAGGGGCGCGTGGGATGGAATATTGTCACTTCCTATCTCGATAGCGCAGCTCGCAACATTGGATTACACGAGCAAGTCAGTCATGACGAGCGGTACGACAGGGCTGAGGAATTCCTTGAAGTCTGCTACAAGCTCTGGGAGTCCAGTTGGGAGGATGATGCAGTCATTCGGGATAAGGCCAGTGGTATGTATACGAATCCAAGGAAAGTGCATGACATCGAACACCGCGGCAAGTACTCCTCGGTTCCAGGTATCCACTTATGTGAGCCGTCGCCGCAACGGACTCCTGTCCTCTATCAGGCGGGGACGTCGACACGCGGTCGGGCATTCGCTGCAAAGCATGCGGAATGCGTGTTTATCAGTGTGCCGACCGTGAATATTGCCAAAGTGTATGTTCGTGCGCTGCGTCAGGAGGCAGAGCGGATCGGGCGTGATCCACAGGAGATTCGCGTGTTGGCGCTATTCACGCCGATTGTCGGGCGCACCCAGGCGGAGGCCGAAGAGAAGTATGCCGAGTATAAAGCGCATGCGAGTTACGATGGCGCATTGTCCTTATTTGGCGGATGGACAGGGATTGACCTCTCCAACTATTCGCCAAACGAAAATTTGCGGTATGTGAAGAATCGTGCGGTCGAATCTGCAGTCGAAACTTTCACAAAGATTGATCCCGACAAGACATGGAACGTGGACGAGATTGCCGATTTTGTTGGGATAGGTGGCATTGGCCCTGTCGTTGTCGGCACCCCTGACACGATTGCAGATGCCATGGAATACTGGATGGACGAGGCAGGCGTCGATGGATTTAACATCGCGTACACCGTGAGTCCCGGCACGTTTGTCGACTTTGTTGAAAGGGTGGTTCCCGTGCTGCAACGTCGGGGATTGGTCCGACATGCCTACGGCGGCACGACCCTCCGAGATAACTTGTCTGGACGGGGAAGTTTCCTCCTAGACGACCATCCTGCGCGGAAATATCGCAGTACGTACTGGATTCAACAGACGGTGTAA